In the genome of Torulaspora globosa chromosome 2, complete sequence, the window CTTTCGCTGGTATTGAGGTACAGGTCCAAATTGTTGACGGTCAGCTCTTGCAGGCGAGTTAAGCATGGATTAAGTTGAATAATTTGCTTCAGATCGATGTGCAACTGCCACCAATTATTCCGGTATTGACGACTGGCAATTGCCATGATAGTAGTCTGCAGCACATTTAGCTTATGCTTGTAGTAAGattcatcgatttcttgccCTGATCCATGACAGCCTTCGTCGAAGTCTCTCACCAAGGCAGTGATTTTTGCTGGTAGCTGAGTCACTCTAACTTCAGAATCATCTAGATCATTATCAGCACTTTTTTGCTTCTCGGActcgtcatcttcgatttctATATTCCAGGCCTCGTCCCACGCATCATCTGCGGCATCACTGGCCGTATCCTTCCTGGACTCGGTGCTGGCTACTTCGCTTGCTGAGTGCTTTTCGCCTAAATCGAGATCCATATGCTCATCCCACCCTGTCTTCTCTTCCCACCCCCAGTCACTATTtattgatcttttggaagACGACGGTagcctctttcttcgagcagGACTTTGAGCGGGTGACAGAGGAGCTGCCGCTGACGCGACAACCTCCAGTCTTTGCCATGCTTTGTCGGCAAAAAATACTCGTAACTCTGTCACTTGGTCATGAAAAACCTTGTCTATCTGAAGGTTCCTAGGAATTTGGTCATTATTGAACAGATCGTTAATTGCGGCGCCGTCGTAACTCCAGCTATTAGTTTCTGTTGATAACTTGACGAGATCCTCATTTACTCCCTCAATGATAAACCTAAGCTGCGCATTCTCTGGTCGAAATACAACAGACGAATTGGCTTTTATGAACTCGGCCAACTCAGTGGCAATTAATGAACCCAACTTTTGGGCCAAGATTTTCCGGTCCCGCAGGACAACAGTCTCCCGCATGAACAGTAGAAGactcttgaaagaattcgcagtttcttcaaccttttcatCCCCAATTTTCATCGAATTTTCGAAAAGCAGCTTACTGTTGTTATTGGTCAATACAAACTGCTTATTCTCAGCAAATAAGGAAGATTTGATGGCAATAATGATTCCAGAAAGTTTGACGTGCTCGTTCAGAATTGTATTCAATTTATCACGCAATGTTTCCTGTAAAGTCCCCAGAACCATGTCTGAGATAATCCACAATTTAGGATCCAATTGGCCGGAGGGGAAGTAAAGATTTTCCACAGACTCCATCAGGTCGGCATACTGTACCTGAACCTGGTCCTCACCGTGAGCGACAGTTGATTGGAAATCGATCGCATCCGCACTTATTTTCCAAAAACCATCCTTCAACGTTGCAAAAAGTGTGTTAACGAGGTCCAAATGCATATTGTCGACATACGTGGCTACGGACCGCTGCAGTCCAAAACTGCGGTTGATAATAGCGAAATTTGCGTGTAGTTTTCGGCGCAACGCTTGTAGTGAGTAGAAGCAGTTTTCAAGCTCCAACAGCCGTAAATTCGTCTTAAACTCCAATATAAGGCCAGGAACAGTCTTCAAAGCAGTGAAATCATGCAACTCACTGCTCAATTCCTTCTCTCGTCTTAAAATCGCTTCCGTGCCAATGTCTGAAGATTCGCCGTGTTCATTATTCCTGAACAGAGG includes:
- the DSL1 gene encoding Dsl1p (ancestral locus Anc_1.99) encodes the protein MNVGLTSVGDEIGSILGNRDEIARQLGNDPLFRNNEHGESSDIGTEAILRREKELSSELHDFTALKTVPGLILEFKTNLRLLELENCFYSLQALRRKLHANFAIINRSFGLQRSVATYVDNMHLDLVNTLFATLKDGFWKISADAIDFQSTVAHGEDQVQVQYADLMESVENLYFPSGQLDPKLWIISDMVLGTLQETLRDKLNTILNEHVKLSGIIIAIKSSLFAENKQFVLTNNNSKLLFENSMKIGDEKVEETANSFKSLLLFMRETVVLRDRKILAQKLGSLIATELAEFIKANSSVVFRPENAQLRFIIEGVNEDLVKLSTETNSWSYDGAAINDLFNNDQIPRNLQIDKVFHDQVTELRVFFADKAWQRLEVVASAAAPLSPAQSPARRKRLPSSSKRSINSDWGWEEKTGWDEHMDLDLGEKHSASEVASTESRKDTASDAADDAWDEAWNIEIEDDESEKQKSADNDLDDSEVRVTQLPAKITALVRDFDEGCHGSGQEIDESYYKHKLNVLQTTIMAIASRQYRNNWWQLHIDLKQIIQLNPCLTRLQELTVNNLDLYLNTSESVVYKLVCQQLNELKQNERYCSWNVTVDQLLPFVKTKILEPLVMIGNNDSQRPLCSFLRFLYEECVIKNILQWQIISERSSENLSEFVSLLYSGTEISALNGNKSYRECREKFAIIGKFLPLHLKDIMEMFYNGDFYLFTTDELVRWIVLLFAETPLRRNAIDDIYEIRNADVGED